The [Pseudomonas] carboxydohydrogena genome includes a window with the following:
- a CDS encoding DUF1328 domain-containing protein encodes MLSWVVTFLIIALVAGLLGFGGIAGASIEIAKIVFFVAIVLFAVSALIGLMRGGRPTV; translated from the coding sequence ATGTTGAGCTGGGTTGTGACGTTTCTCATCATCGCGCTGGTGGCCGGCCTTCTCGGCTTCGGCGGCATTGCAGGCGCGTCGATCGAAATCGCCAAGATCGTGTTCTTCGTCGCGATCGTGCTGTTCGCGGTTTCGGCACTGATAGGCTTGATGCGTGGCGGACGCCCGACGGTGTAG
- a CDS encoding ATP-dependent helicase, protein MTEPVRRPFADAPVHQPAAGGIAARARAAAAPQYLSALNPEQREAVETLDGPVLVLAGAGTGKTRVLTSRIAHILSQGRARPFEILSVTFTNKAAREMKHRLGEMLGQTVEGMPWLGTFHAIAGRILRVHAELAQLKSNFTVLDVDDQIRLLKQLLQAEGIDDKRWPARMLAGLIDGWKNRGLTPSQVPSGEASIFGNGKGGKLYTAYQERLKILNAADFGDLLLENIRIFREHPDVLRQYQHRFRYILVDEYQDTNVAQYLWLRLLAQAPSQSPVIPGRTEGANPESAGQQLLDSGSAPAAHPGMTKPKNICCVGDDDQSIYGWRGAEVDNILRFEHDFPGAKVVRLERNYRSTGHILAAASHLIAHNEGRLGKTLRTEDVDGEKVTVTGSWDSEEEARSIGEEIEQFQRAGQKLNEIAILVRASFQMREFEDRFVTLGLPYRVIGGPRFYERAEIRDALAYLRVINSPADDLAFERIVNTPKRGLGDATVQLLHDIARKRRIPLTEAARAVIETDELKPKARGSLRDLIASFDRWSAQREVMPHTELAEIVLDESGYTEMWQKDRSADAAGRLENLKELVRSMEEFENLHGFLEHISLVMDREGGADEDAVSVMTLHSAKGLEFDNVFLPGWEEGLFPHQRALDEQGRAGLEEERRLAHVGVTRARRRAKIYFATNRRIHGSWTTTIPSRFLDELPADHVEITESKGGSGWGGAGGFGSSRFDSVESFGSGYSTPGWQRAQSNRGRGGGFNETGARYNAGGRGRKQLTIEGELVAKSTGGESEFGTGERVFHEKFGYGRVARVDGNKLTIVFDKAGEKKVIDSFVKSA, encoded by the coding sequence ATGACCGAACCTGTCCGCCGACCTTTTGCCGACGCTCCCGTCCACCAGCCCGCCGCTGGCGGCATTGCCGCGCGCGCCCGCGCGGCGGCGGCTCCGCAATATCTGAGCGCGCTCAATCCGGAGCAGCGCGAGGCGGTCGAAACGCTGGACGGCCCCGTGCTGGTGCTGGCAGGTGCGGGCACCGGCAAGACCCGCGTGCTCACCTCGCGCATCGCCCACATCCTCAGTCAGGGCCGCGCCCGGCCGTTCGAAATCCTGTCGGTGACCTTCACCAACAAGGCCGCGCGCGAAATGAAGCACCGGCTCGGCGAGATGCTCGGCCAGACGGTCGAAGGCATGCCATGGCTCGGCACCTTCCATGCCATCGCCGGGCGCATCCTGCGCGTGCATGCCGAACTCGCGCAGTTGAAGTCGAACTTCACCGTGCTCGATGTCGACGACCAGATCCGCCTGCTGAAACAATTGCTGCAAGCCGAAGGCATCGACGACAAGCGCTGGCCCGCGCGGATGCTGGCCGGGCTGATCGACGGCTGGAAGAACCGCGGCCTCACGCCGTCGCAGGTGCCGTCCGGCGAAGCCTCGATTTTCGGCAACGGCAAGGGTGGCAAGCTCTACACCGCCTATCAGGAGCGACTGAAGATTCTCAACGCCGCCGATTTCGGCGACCTGCTCCTGGAGAACATCCGCATCTTCCGCGAGCATCCGGACGTGCTGCGGCAATACCAGCACCGCTTCAGATACATTCTGGTGGACGAATATCAGGACACCAACGTCGCGCAATATCTCTGGCTGCGGCTGCTGGCGCAGGCGCCGTCGCAGTCCCCCGTCATTCCGGGGCGCACCGAAGGTGCGAACCCGGAATCTGCTGGACAACAACTTCTGGATTCCGGGTCTGCGCCTGCGGCGCATCCCGGAATGACGAAGCCGAAAAACATCTGCTGCGTCGGCGACGACGACCAGTCGATCTATGGCTGGCGCGGCGCGGAGGTGGACAACATCCTGCGCTTCGAGCACGACTTCCCCGGCGCGAAAGTCGTGCGGCTGGAGCGCAACTATCGCTCGACCGGCCACATCCTCGCTGCCGCCTCGCATCTCATCGCGCATAATGAAGGCCGCCTCGGCAAGACGCTGCGCACAGAGGATGTCGATGGCGAGAAGGTCACCGTCACCGGTTCATGGGATTCGGAAGAGGAAGCCCGCTCGATCGGCGAGGAGATCGAACAATTCCAGCGCGCCGGGCAAAAGCTCAACGAGATCGCCATTCTGGTGCGAGCCTCGTTCCAGATGCGCGAGTTTGAAGACCGTTTCGTCACGCTCGGCCTGCCCTATCGCGTGATCGGCGGCCCGCGCTTCTACGAGCGCGCCGAAATCCGCGATGCGCTGGCCTACCTGCGCGTCATCAATTCGCCCGCCGACGATCTCGCCTTCGAGCGCATCGTCAATACGCCGAAGCGCGGACTGGGCGACGCCACCGTGCAACTGCTGCACGACATCGCCCGCAAGCGCCGCATTCCGCTGACCGAAGCCGCGCGCGCCGTCATCGAGACCGACGAACTCAAGCCCAAGGCGCGCGGCAGCCTGCGCGATCTCATCGCCAGCTTCGACCGCTGGAGCGCGCAGCGCGAGGTCATGCCGCACACGGAACTGGCCGAGATCGTGCTGGATGAATCCGGCTATACCGAGATGTGGCAGAAGGATCGCTCTGCGGACGCGGCGGGCCGCCTCGAAAACCTGAAAGAACTCGTGCGCTCGATGGAGGAATTCGAGAACCTGCACGGCTTCCTCGAACACATCTCGCTGGTGATGGACCGCGAGGGCGGTGCTGACGAAGACGCGGTGTCGGTGATGACGCTGCATTCCGCCAAGGGCCTCGAATTCGACAACGTGTTCCTGCCCGGCTGGGAAGAAGGGCTGTTTCCGCACCAGCGCGCGCTCGACGAACAGGGCCGTGCGGGGCTGGAGGAAGAACGCCGCCTTGCGCATGTCGGCGTCACCCGCGCGCGCAGGCGGGCGAAAATCTATTTCGCCACCAACCGCCGTATCCATGGCTCATGGACCACCACGATCCCCTCGCGCTTCCTCGACGAACTGCCGGCGGATCATGTCGAGATTACCGAATCCAAGGGCGGCTCCGGATGGGGCGGCGCGGGCGGCTTCGGCTCATCACGCTTCGACAGCGTGGAATCGTTCGGCTCCGGCTATTCGACGCCGGGCTGGCAGCGCGCGCAATCCAATCGCGGGCGTGGCGGCGGCTTCAACGAAACCGGCGCGCGATACAATGCGGGCGGGCGCGGGCGCAAGCAGCTCACCATCGAGGGCGAGCTGGTTGCGAAATCGACCGGCGGCGAATCCGAATTCGGCACCGGCGAGCGCGTCTTTCATGAGAAATTCGGCTATGGCCGCGTCGCCCGCGTCGACGGCAACAAGCTCACCATCGTCTTCGACAAGGCAGGCGAGAAGAAGGTGATCGACAGCTTCGTGAAGTCGGCCTGA
- a CDS encoding L,D-transpeptidase, giving the protein MRKLVIPVAALIMAASASLARAAVDIEVNKDIQQMTVSVDGQVLYRWPVSSGNPTHETPNGKFQTFRMEENHFSKEFDDAPMPHSIFFTRQGHAIHGTDSVKNLGTPVSHGCVRLSRANATTLWNLVKKEGLLKTSVRLTGSSRVALARNPRNVASRGGTLDADASAGQPLDTTPQRVPSGAMYDRPGDDSYQQQPQRQPYYNYGNNSGYGGGISAPDPRDPTRRIYIDPRYSRGYDNNYAQDDGSRYYQRRVYRARPLFGNDDDD; this is encoded by the coding sequence ATGCGTAAATTGGTTATTCCTGTTGCGGCGCTGATCATGGCGGCCAGCGCATCGCTGGCTCGTGCCGCTGTCGATATCGAGGTCAACAAGGACATCCAGCAGATGACCGTCTCGGTCGATGGGCAGGTGCTCTATCGCTGGCCGGTCTCGAGCGGCAATCCCACGCACGAGACGCCGAACGGGAAATTCCAGACCTTCCGCATGGAAGAAAACCATTTCTCGAAGGAATTCGACGATGCGCCGATGCCGCATTCGATCTTCTTCACCAGGCAGGGCCACGCCATCCACGGCACCGATTCCGTCAAAAACCTCGGCACGCCGGTTTCGCACGGCTGCGTGAGACTGTCGCGCGCCAACGCCACGACACTTTGGAATCTGGTGAAAAAGGAAGGGCTGCTGAAAACCAGCGTCCGCCTCACCGGCTCATCGCGCGTGGCGCTCGCGCGCAATCCGCGCAACGTCGCCAGCCGTGGCGGCACCCTCGATGCCGACGCCAGCGCAGGCCAGCCTTTGGACACGACGCCGCAGCGCGTGCCCTCCGGCGCGATGTATGATCGCCCCGGCGACGATTCCTATCAGCAGCAGCCCCAGCGCCAGCCTTATTACAACTACGGCAACAACAGCGGATATGGCGGCGGCATCTCGGCCCCCGATCCGCGCGACCCGACCCGGCGCATCTATATCGACCCGCGCTACAGCCGCGGTTACGACAACAATTACGCGCAGGATGACGGGTCGCGCTACTATCAACGCCGCGTCTATCGGGCACGCCCGCTGTTCGGAAACGACGACGACGATTGA
- a CDS encoding FAD-binding oxidoreductase, which yields MTTTTASRLSPQTLSNAFEALATRFKRDFLTAQAQREQHAHTTTWIAPQPPDAVVLARSVADIQDAVRICARYHVPIIPFGAGTSLEGQVNAPSGGVCLDLREMNRVLAVHAEDLDCVIEPGITRKTLNEHLRDQGLFFPIDPGADATLGGMASTRASGTNAVRYGTMRDNVLALKVVRGDGEIVTTGTRAKKSSAGYDLTHLFIGAEGTLGIIAEMTMRLRGIPQSIAAGSCSFGSVKGACDATILAIQTGIPLARIELLNAAQVAACNAYSKLNLPLTPLLLLEFHGSEADVAEQSAAFAEIAKDCGGSAFEWTTRAEDRTRLWQARHDAYWAAAAIRPGSRPMSTDVCVPISRLADCVSETEQDIEKLRLIAPIVGHVGDGNFHCLMLCDVNDPDELARGQEFVHRLADRAHRMDGTCTGEHGIGQGKQKYLVPELGPEAIEAMRAVKAALDPQNIFNPGKIIPSA from the coding sequence TTGACCACCACGACGGCATCGCGGCTTTCGCCGCAGACCCTGAGCAACGCGTTTGAAGCTCTCGCCACGCGCTTCAAGCGTGATTTCCTCACCGCGCAGGCCCAGCGCGAGCAGCATGCTCACACCACCACATGGATCGCGCCGCAACCGCCCGACGCCGTGGTGCTGGCGCGCAGCGTGGCCGACATTCAGGACGCGGTACGCATTTGCGCGCGTTACCATGTGCCGATCATCCCGTTCGGCGCGGGCACCTCGCTGGAAGGGCAGGTCAACGCGCCATCGGGCGGCGTCTGCCTCGACCTGCGCGAGATGAACCGCGTCCTTGCCGTGCACGCCGAGGACCTCGACTGCGTGATCGAGCCCGGCATCACCCGCAAGACGCTCAATGAACATCTGCGCGATCAGGGGCTGTTCTTCCCGATCGATCCCGGCGCGGATGCGACGCTCGGCGGCATGGCCTCGACGCGTGCTTCCGGCACCAATGCCGTGCGCTACGGCACCATGCGCGACAACGTGCTGGCGCTGAAGGTCGTGCGTGGCGACGGCGAGATCGTCACCACCGGTACGCGGGCGAAGAAATCCTCGGCCGGATACGACCTCACCCACCTGTTCATCGGCGCGGAAGGCACGCTGGGCATTATTGCCGAGATGACGATGCGGCTGCGCGGCATTCCGCAGAGCATCGCGGCAGGTTCCTGTTCGTTCGGCAGCGTCAAGGGCGCGTGCGATGCCACCATTCTGGCGATCCAGACCGGCATTCCGCTGGCGCGGATCGAACTTCTCAATGCCGCGCAGGTTGCCGCCTGCAACGCCTATTCGAAACTGAATTTGCCGTTGACCCCGCTATTGTTGCTGGAATTCCACGGCAGCGAGGCGGACGTCGCCGAACAGTCGGCGGCATTCGCCGAGATCGCGAAGGATTGCGGCGGCAGCGCGTTCGAATGGACTACGCGCGCGGAGGATCGCACGAGGTTGTGGCAGGCGCGTCATGACGCCTATTGGGCGGCGGCGGCGATCCGTCCCGGTTCGCGGCCGATGTCAACGGATGTCTGCGTGCCGATCTCGCGTCTGGCCGATTGCGTGAGCGAAACCGAACAGGATATCGAAAAACTCAGGCTGATCGCGCCCATCGTCGGCCATGTCGGCGACGGTAATTTCCATTGTCTGATGCTGTGCGACGTCAACGACCCCGACGAACTGGCGCGCGGACAGGAATTCGTGCATCGCCTCGCGGATCGCGCGCACCGCATGGACGGCACCTGCACCGGCGAACACGGCATCGGGCAGGGCAAGCAGAAATACCTTGTTCCCGAACTGGGGCCCGAGGCCATCGAAGCGATGCGCGCGGTGAAGGCGGCACTCGATCCGCAAAACATCTTCAATCCGGGAAAGATCATTCCATCGGCGTGA
- a CDS encoding ABC transporter permease, with the protein MNLHAVVAIYKFEMARTFRTLLQSVVSPVISTSLYFVVFGSAIGSRIPEIHGVSYGAFIVPGLIMLSVLTQSIANASFGIYFPKFTGTVYELLSAPVSAFEAVLGYVGAAATKSIALGLIILATAALFVPIKIAHPAWMLAFLVLTALTFSLFGFIIGIWADGFEKLQAIPLLVVTPLTFLGGSFYSIGMLPPVWRSITLLNPVVYLISGFRWSFTEVADVSVYLSVAMIMVFLLLSMAVIWWIFKTGYRLKR; encoded by the coding sequence ATGAACCTCCACGCCGTCGTCGCCATCTACAAATTCGAAATGGCGCGCACCTTCCGCACGCTGCTGCAAAGCGTCGTCTCGCCGGTGATCTCGACATCGCTGTATTTCGTCGTGTTCGGCTCGGCGATCGGCTCGCGGATTCCGGAAATCCACGGCGTCAGCTATGGCGCATTCATCGTGCCGGGCCTCATCATGCTGTCGGTGCTGACGCAGAGCATCGCCAACGCCTCGTTCGGCATCTATTTCCCGAAATTCACCGGCACGGTGTATGAATTGTTGTCCGCGCCGGTATCGGCGTTCGAGGCCGTGCTCGGCTATGTCGGCGCGGCGGCGACCAAGTCCATCGCGCTCGGCCTGATTATCCTCGCGACCGCCGCCCTGTTCGTGCCGATCAAGATCGCGCATCCGGCATGGATGCTGGCCTTCCTCGTGCTCACCGCGCTGACCTTCAGCCTGTTCGGCTTCATCATCGGCATCTGGGCGGACGGCTTCGAGAAATTGCAGGCGATTCCGCTGCTGGTGGTGACGCCGCTGACATTCCTCGGAGGCAGCTTCTATTCGATCGGCATGCTACCGCCGGTCTGGCGTTCGATCACGCTGCTCAATCCCGTGGTCTATCTCATCAGCGGCTTTCGCTGGAGCTTCACCGAGGTCGCCGATGTCAGCGTCTATCTCAGTGTCGCAATGATCATGGTCTTCCTGCTTCTCAGCATGGCCGTGATCTGGTGGATCTTCAAAACCGGCTATCGCCTCAAGCGCTGA
- a CDS encoding phytoene desaturase family protein yields MSRYDAIIIGAGHNGLTCAAYLAMNGLTVKVVERRKVVGGAAVTEEFHPGFRNSVAAYTVSLLHPRVIAELNLAGHGLRIVERRAQNFLPSPDGRYLLTGEGRTHQSIAKLSERDALRIDAFNRELEIVADVLRQFLLRAPPNVTEGFSLNSLREAFNALESGNLLRRLSLEHQRLLLDLFTLSAGEMLDDWFESDLVKALFGFDAIVGHYASPYAAGSAYVMLHHAFGEVNGRKGLWGHAIGGMGAITQAMAASARSHGAEIETEAGVSEVLVENGRAIGVTLENGETLRGRYIVSNVNPTLLYTRLVPQAALPVPFASRIAKYRNGSGTFRMNVALAALPSFTALPGMGDHLTSGIILAPSLAYMDRAYHDAREHGWSREPVVEMLIPSTLDDSLAPPDAHVASLFCQHVAPELPDGTSWDDHREEVANLMIATVDKYAPGFTRSIIARQILSPLDLERQFGLIGGDIFHGKLTLNQLFSARPLLGHADYRGPLKGLYHCGSGAHPGGGVTGAPGYNAAQTILRDHQGIFA; encoded by the coding sequence ATGTCACGGTACGACGCGATCATCATCGGCGCCGGCCATAACGGCCTCACCTGCGCGGCCTATCTCGCGATGAACGGCCTCACGGTCAAAGTCGTCGAGCGGCGCAAGGTCGTGGGCGGCGCTGCCGTGACGGAGGAATTCCACCCCGGCTTCCGCAATTCGGTCGCGGCCTATACCGTCAGCCTGCTGCATCCGCGCGTGATCGCGGAGTTGAACCTTGCGGGCCATGGCTTGCGCATCGTCGAGCGGCGCGCGCAGAATTTCCTGCCCTCGCCCGATGGCCGTTATCTCCTCACCGGCGAGGGACGCACCCATCAGTCCATCGCGAAACTGAGCGAACGCGATGCGCTGCGCATCGACGCCTTCAACCGCGAACTCGAAATCGTCGCCGACGTGCTGCGGCAATTCCTGCTGCGCGCGCCGCCCAACGTCACGGAAGGATTTTCGCTCAACAGCCTGCGCGAAGCGTTCAATGCGCTGGAGAGCGGCAACCTCCTGCGACGGCTGTCGCTGGAGCATCAGCGACTGCTGCTTGATCTGTTCACATTGTCGGCCGGAGAAATGCTCGACGACTGGTTCGAGAGCGACCTCGTCAAGGCGCTGTTCGGCTTCGACGCCATCGTCGGCCATTACGCGAGCCCTTATGCGGCAGGCTCCGCCTATGTGATGCTGCATCATGCCTTCGGCGAGGTGAACGGCCGCAAGGGGCTGTGGGGCCACGCCATCGGCGGCATGGGCGCGATCACGCAGGCAATGGCCGCTTCCGCCCGCAGCCATGGCGCCGAGATCGAAACCGAAGCCGGTGTCAGCGAAGTGCTGGTCGAGAACGGCCGCGCTATCGGTGTCACGCTGGAGAACGGCGAAACGCTGCGCGGGCGTTATATCGTCTCCAACGTCAACCCGACGCTGCTTTACACGCGCCTCGTGCCGCAAGCCGCATTGCCTGTTCCGTTCGCTTCACGCATTGCGAAATATCGCAACGGCTCGGGCACCTTCCGGATGAACGTGGCGCTTGCCGCGCTGCCGTCCTTCACCGCCCTGCCGGGCATGGGCGACCACCTCACCAGCGGCATCATCCTCGCGCCGTCACTTGCCTACATGGATCGCGCTTATCACGACGCGCGAGAGCATGGCTGGAGCCGCGAGCCGGTGGTGGAAATGCTGATCCCTTCCACGCTGGACGACAGCCTCGCGCCGCCGGACGCGCATGTCGCCAGCCTGTTCTGCCAGCACGTCGCGCCGGAACTGCCGGATGGCACATCATGGGACGATCACCGCGAGGAGGTCGCCAATTTGATGATCGCGACCGTGGACAAGTACGCGCCCGGCTTCACGCGCAGCATCATCGCCCGCCAGATCCTGTCACCGCTCGATCTGGAACGGCAGTTCGGATTGATCGGCGGCGACATCTTCCACGGCAAGCTGACGCTGAACCAGTTGTTCTCGGCCCGCCCGCTGCTCGGCCATGCCGACTACCGGGGCCCACTGAAGGGGCTCTACCATTGCGGCTCGGGCGCTCATCCCGGCGGTGGCGTCACCGGCGCGCCGGGCTACAACGCCGCGCAGACCATCCTGCGCGATCATCAGGGGATTTTCGCGTAG
- a CDS encoding fused MFS/spermidine synthase, producing the protein MTTPSPADAVSPAARNRVVLTAYTATIFLSALLLFSVQPLFTKMVLPRLGGSPAVWSVAMVFFQSLLLGGYAYAHVLMTLKSRTAPVVIHLVLLAVAFTFLPLSIGSGWAEPPASGYAFWLLGLFAASIGLPFFALAANNPMLQAWFVRTGHPQGPDPYFLYASSNIGSFLALLSYPVLLEPMLTLHAQNVLWAFGYGLLILLIAACGLLLLRAPPMAVALNDEDEAAPGPSWLQWGRWVFLAAVPSGLLIAVTAHISTDVAAAPLLWVLPLSLYLLTWVLVFQSRPLLPHRWMLKLQPLAIAGVVVLLAIGGEQNLLLTLGGHQLCFFIIAMASHGELARTRPPARYLTGFYVALSFGGMIGGLFAGLVAPFTFSWIAEYPILLALAALCRPWQRPRRGAMLLWFAAVVVASILIVLAYRADAAEVFLESWRVWTIGSLAAVAALLAMVMRIHRVQFALLVALGLVLVRVYPLDEGRVETVRSFFGVHKIVVTPGGQYHVLMHGTTIHGAEKFLNDDGTKITGRPEPISYYHNDGGIGRAIAAIRARKGAPLRVAAIGLGAGTLACQAKPGEAWKFFEIDQTMVDTARNPKYFTYLSACMPEIKPVIGDARLTFAREPDAAYDLIIVDAYSSDAIPIHLATQEAMAIYKAKLAPGGAVLMHVSNRHLELASVVVGIADANGLTSWVYNEDSGRDAEYIFTTNVVVSARKPEDVGALASSSFWQLTAPTPGQRVWTDDYSNVLGAVYRRLRDGDN; encoded by the coding sequence ATGACCACCCCGTCACCGGCCGATGCGGTATCGCCCGCCGCGCGCAACCGTGTTGTGCTCACGGCCTATACCGCGACGATCTTCCTGAGCGCGCTGCTGCTGTTTTCGGTGCAGCCTCTGTTCACGAAAATGGTGCTGCCGCGCCTCGGCGGCTCCCCCGCGGTGTGGTCGGTGGCGATGGTGTTCTTCCAGTCGCTGCTGCTCGGCGGTTACGCCTACGCGCATGTGCTGATGACGCTGAAAAGCCGGACGGCTCCGGTCGTGATCCATCTTGTATTGCTGGCGGTGGCTTTCACGTTTCTGCCGCTCTCCATCGGCAGCGGCTGGGCCGAGCCGCCCGCCAGCGGCTACGCGTTCTGGCTGCTCGGCCTGTTCGCGGCGTCCATCGGGCTGCCGTTCTTCGCGCTCGCCGCCAACAATCCGATGTTGCAGGCATGGTTCGTCCGCACCGGGCACCCGCAGGGGCCGGACCCGTACTTTCTTTATGCCTCATCGAACATCGGCAGCTTCCTCGCGCTTTTGTCCTACCCGGTGCTGCTGGAGCCGATGCTGACGCTTCACGCGCAGAACGTGCTGTGGGCTTTCGGATACGGGTTGCTGATCCTGTTGATCGCGGCTTGCGGCTTGTTGCTGCTGCGCGCGCCGCCAATGGCCGTCGCCCTGAACGATGAAGACGAGGCCGCGCCCGGGCCGTCATGGCTGCAATGGGGGCGGTGGGTGTTTCTTGCCGCCGTGCCATCGGGACTTCTGATCGCCGTCACCGCCCATATCTCGACCGACGTCGCCGCTGCGCCGCTGTTGTGGGTGCTGCCGCTGTCGCTCTATCTGCTGACATGGGTGCTGGTGTTCCAGTCGCGGCCGCTGCTGCCGCATCGCTGGATGCTGAAGCTGCAACCGCTCGCGATCGCGGGTGTCGTTGTGCTGCTGGCGATCGGCGGCGAGCAGAATCTGCTGCTGACCCTCGGAGGACATCAGCTTTGCTTCTTCATCATCGCGATGGCATCGCATGGCGAACTGGCGCGGACCCGTCCGCCCGCGCGCTATCTCACCGGGTTCTACGTGGCGCTGTCGTTCGGCGGCATGATCGGCGGGCTGTTCGCGGGACTGGTCGCGCCGTTCACGTTTTCATGGATTGCCGAATATCCGATCCTGCTGGCGCTCGCGGCGCTGTGCCGGCCATGGCAGCGGCCAAGGCGCGGGGCGATGCTGCTCTGGTTCGCAGCGGTGGTGGTGGCGTCGATCCTGATCGTGCTGGCGTACCGCGCCGATGCGGCGGAGGTGTTTCTCGAAAGCTGGCGCGTCTGGACGATCGGCTCACTCGCCGCGGTGGCCGCGCTGCTGGCCATGGTGATGCGGATTCATCGCGTCCAGTTCGCGCTGCTTGTGGCGCTGGGACTCGTGCTGGTGCGCGTCTATCCGCTGGACGAGGGACGGGTGGAGACGGTGCGCAGTTTCTTCGGTGTGCACAAGATCGTGGTAACGCCGGGCGGGCAATATCACGTGCTGATGCACGGCACGACGATTCACGGCGCGGAAAAATTCCTCAACGACGACGGCACGAAGATCACGGGCAGGCCGGAGCCGATCAGCTACTATCACAATGACGGCGGCATCGGCCGCGCGATCGCGGCGATCCGCGCGCGCAAGGGCGCGCCGCTGCGGGTGGCGGCCATCGGCCTTGGCGCGGGCACTCTGGCCTGTCAGGCGAAGCCCGGCGAGGCATGGAAGTTCTTCGAGATCGACCAGACCATGGTCGATACCGCGCGCAATCCGAAATATTTCACTTATCTGTCCGCCTGCATGCCGGAGATCAAGCCGGTGATCGGCGATGCGCGGCTGACTTTCGCGCGCGAGCCGGATGCGGCTTATGATCTCATTATTGTTGACGCCTATTCTTCGGATGCGATCCCGATCCATCTGGCGACGCAGGAGGCGATGGCGATTTACAAGGCGAAACTCGCGCCGGGCGGCGCGGTGCTGATGCATGTATCGAACCGGCATCTCGAACTGGCGAGCGTCGTCGTCGGCATCGCGGATGCAAATGGCCTGACGAGCTGGGTCTATAACGAGGACAGCGGCCGGGACGCCGAATATATCTTCACCACCAATGTGGTCGTGTCCGCGCGCAAGCCGGAAGATGTCGGTGCGCTGGCATCGAGCAGCTTCTGGCAACTCACGGCGCCGACGCCCGGGCAGCGGGTGTGGACCGACGATTATTCCAACGTGCTGGGAGCGGTGTATCGCCGTCTGCGCGACGGCGATAATTGA
- a CDS encoding ABC transporter ATP-binding protein translates to MPAIITVSNLTKTYASGFTALKNINLEIRQGEIFALLGPNGAGKTTLISTICGLAMASEGTVTIGGHDNVTDYRAAREMIGLVPQELHTDAWETPTATAAFSRGLFGKPKNSALIEKILKDLSLWDKRKSQIITLSGGMKRRVMIAKALAHEPQILFLDEPTAGVDVELRKSMWQVVRELRDSGVTIILTTHYIEEAEEMADRVGVINKGEIVLVEDKATLMRKLGRKQLTLHFKEPVDSLPASLGEYKLELSDDRKQLTYTYDTKSERTGITTLLNDLRAAGLNFNDLNTTQSSLEEIFVNLVHSA, encoded by the coding sequence ATGCCAGCCATCATTACCGTCTCCAACCTGACCAAGACCTATGCGTCGGGCTTCACCGCGCTGAAGAACATCAATCTGGAAATCCGGCAGGGCGAGATTTTCGCGCTGCTAGGGCCGAACGGCGCGGGCAAGACCACGCTCATCAGCACGATCTGCGGTCTTGCGATGGCAAGCGAAGGCACCGTAACCATCGGCGGCCACGATAACGTCACCGACTACCGCGCCGCGCGCGAGATGATCGGCCTCGTGCCGCAGGAATTGCATACCGACGCCTGGGAAACCCCGACAGCGACCGCCGCCTTCAGCCGCGGCCTGTTCGGCAAACCGAAGAACTCCGCGCTGATCGAGAAGATTCTGAAAGACCTCTCATTGTGGGACAAGCGCAAGAGCCAGATCATCACGCTCTCCGGCGGCATGAAGCGCCGCGTGATGATCGCCAAGGCGCTCGCCCACGAGCCGCAGATCCTGTTTCTGGACGAGCCGACCGCGGGCGTCGATGTCGAACTGCGCAAGTCGATGTGGCAGGTGGTGCGCGAACTGCGCGATTCCGGTGTCACCATCATCCTCACCACGCATTACATCGAGGAAGCCGAGGAGATGGCCGACCGCGTCGGCGTCATCAACAAGGGCGAGATCGTGCTGGTCGAGGACAAGGCCACGCTGATGCGCAAGCTCGGCCGCAAGCAACTGACGTTGCATTTCAAGGAGCCGGTCGATTCCCTGCCCGCCTCTCTTGGCGAGTATAAACTCGAGCTGTCGGACGACCGCAAGCAACTGACCTACACCTACGACACCAAGAGCGAGCGCACCGGCATCACCACCCTGCTGAACGATCTGCGCGCCGCCGGCCTCAACTTCAACGACCTCAACACGACGCAATCCTCCCTCGAGGAGATTTTCGTCAATCTGGTGCACAGCGCATGA